A single region of the Ursus arctos isolate Adak ecotype North America unplaced genomic scaffold, UrsArc2.0 scaffold_10, whole genome shotgun sequence genome encodes:
- the FAM216B gene encoding protein FAM216B has product MGEKQKRQQKLWNVPRIPCIHVPSSAYTHNTSFMKDLTQGQQRYFYSIMRIYNSRPQWEALQNRYIHSLQHQQLLGYITQQETLACATVLRDSIKRASAKVAPQRSIRRKPSAMTRAWLSAPPASVGRPRAQSAGPGSLRN; this is encoded by the exons atgggagaaaaacagaaaagacaacaaaagctTTGGAATGTTCCACGGATTCCTTGCATTCATGTCCCTTCCTCTGCCTACACCCACAACACTTCCTTCATGAAG GACCTCACCCAAGGGCAGCAACGCTACTTTTACAGCATCATGAGGATTTACAATTCCAGGCCCCAATGGGAGGCCCTGCAGAACCGCTATATTCACAGCCTTCAGCACCAGCAGCTGCTTG GCTACATTACTCAACAGGAAACTTTGGCTTGTGCCACTGTACTTAGAGATTCAATCAAGAGAGCCTCAGCTAAGGTAGCTCCTCAAAGATCCATCCGCCGGAAGCCTTCAGCCATGACAAGAGCATGGCTGTCAGCACCTCCTGCGTCTGTGGGTCGACCCAGGGCTCAAAGTGCAGGGCCTGGATCTCTCAGGAATTGA